Proteins encoded by one window of Salmo salar unplaced genomic scaffold, Ssal_v3.1, whole genome shotgun sequence:
- the LOC123736399 gene encoding cobalamin trafficking protein CblD-like isoform X2: protein MTSVLCGRARLVITQSSGRQVLSALRVGWIRTFSAAGSDEPYFVVSRGDSDSGPRTVWPDENMGPFGPQDQRFQLPGNSGFDFHLEGMADQRIKGPVHRTVPDVLTAATSNERHEFVMAQFVSEFQVKSGHMLSRSVRKAEHYFDQPNVNCSIQTCPELLKKASAITVVTVKHTRCEVIDKAVIDREQLLHKFVSGAKEICFALWTAGFWADFIDPSSGSAFFGSHSNHPLLKEEEWSHLGFHIEASGSCTVIRHVLRGTPTFVGTVFTTAPANSHVMERLQGQSSAFEDRD from the exons ATGACTAGT GTGCTGTGTGGGCGAGCCCGGCTGGTGATAACCCAGTCGTCAGGGCGTCAGGTCTTATCTGCACTCAGGGTGGGCTGGATACGAACCTTCTCAGCTGCAGGTTCTGATGAGCCTTATTTTGTCGTGTCACGGGGGGACTCAGACTCAG GCCCTAGGACAGTATGGCCTGATGAAAACATGGGACCATTTGGCCCCCAGGACCAGCGGTTCCAGTTGCCAGGTAACTCAGGCTTTGACTTTCACCTGGAAGGCATGGCAGACCAGAGGATTAAAGGCCCAGTCCACCGGACGGTACCTGACGTTCTGACTGCTGCTACCAGCAACGAGAGACATGAGTTTGTAATGGCCCAGTTCGTCAGCGAGTTTCAG gTCAAAAGTGGTCACATGTTATCGAGGAGCGTCCGCAAGGCAGAGCACTACTTTGATCAGCCCAATGTGAACTGTTCTATACAGACCTGTCCTGAGCTGCTGAAGAAAG CCAGCGCCATCACTGTTGTCACGGTGAAACACACCAGATGTGAGGTGATCGACAAAGCAGTGATCGACAGAGAACAGCTACTTCACAAA TTTGTTAGTGGTGCTAAGGAAATCTGCTTTGCTCTGTGGACAGCTGGCTTCTGGGCTGACTTCATTGACCCCTCATCAGGATCAGCT TTCTTTGGATCTCACTCCAACCACCCACTACTCAAAGAGGAGGAGTGGAGCCATCTAGGTTTCCATATCGAGGCCTCTGGATCCTGCACAGTTATCCGTCACGTCCTGAGGGGAACACCTACGTTTGTTGGAACTGTTTTCACTACCGCACCTGCTAACAGCCATGTCATGGAAAGACTTCAAGGCCAGTCAAGTGCATTTGAAGACAGGGACTAG
- the LOC123736399 gene encoding cobalamin trafficking protein CblD-like isoform X1 — protein MTSVLCGRARLVITQSSGRQVLSALRVGWIRTFSAAGSDEPYFVVSRGDSDSGPRTVWPDENMGPFGPQDQRFQLPGNSGFDFHLEGMADQRIKGPVHRTVPDVLTAATSNERHEFVMAQFVSEFQVKSGHMLSRSVRKAEHYFDQPNVNCSIQTCPELLKKEFESYFPSAPASAITVVTVKHTRCEVIDKAVIDREQLLHKFVSGAKEICFALWTAGFWADFIDPSSGSAFFGSHSNHPLLKEEEWSHLGFHIEASGSCTVIRHVLRGTPTFVGTVFTTAPANSHVMERLQGQSSAFEDRD, from the exons ATGACTAGT GTGCTGTGTGGGCGAGCCCGGCTGGTGATAACCCAGTCGTCAGGGCGTCAGGTCTTATCTGCACTCAGGGTGGGCTGGATACGAACCTTCTCAGCTGCAGGTTCTGATGAGCCTTATTTTGTCGTGTCACGGGGGGACTCAGACTCAG GCCCTAGGACAGTATGGCCTGATGAAAACATGGGACCATTTGGCCCCCAGGACCAGCGGTTCCAGTTGCCAGGTAACTCAGGCTTTGACTTTCACCTGGAAGGCATGGCAGACCAGAGGATTAAAGGCCCAGTCCACCGGACGGTACCTGACGTTCTGACTGCTGCTACCAGCAACGAGAGACATGAGTTTGTAATGGCCCAGTTCGTCAGCGAGTTTCAG gTCAAAAGTGGTCACATGTTATCGAGGAGCGTCCGCAAGGCAGAGCACTACTTTGATCAGCCCAATGTGAACTGTTCTATACAGACCTGTCCTGAGCTGCTGAAGAAAG AGTTTGAATCCTATTTCCCCTCGGCCCCAGCCAGCGCCATCACTGTTGTCACGGTGAAACACACCAGATGTGAGGTGATCGACAAAGCAGTGATCGACAGAGAACAGCTACTTCACAAA TTTGTTAGTGGTGCTAAGGAAATCTGCTTTGCTCTGTGGACAGCTGGCTTCTGGGCTGACTTCATTGACCCCTCATCAGGATCAGCT TTCTTTGGATCTCACTCCAACCACCCACTACTCAAAGAGGAGGAGTGGAGCCATCTAGGTTTCCATATCGAGGCCTCTGGATCCTGCACAGTTATCCGTCACGTCCTGAGGGGAACACCTACGTTTGTTGGAACTGTTTTCACTACCGCACCTGCTAACAGCCATGTCATGGAAAGACTTCAAGGCCAGTCAAGTGCATTTGAAGACAGGGACTAG